One Struthio camelus isolate bStrCam1 chromosome 10, bStrCam1.hap1, whole genome shotgun sequence genomic region harbors:
- the KATNB1 gene encoding katanin p80 WD40 repeat-containing subunit B1 isoform X2: MTAPGLAQELISAMGIMRLSQMTDDGERLLLSLFLRTLLGHKANICSLDFHPFGSFVASGSLDTNIKLWDVRRKGCVFRYKGHTQAVRCLRFSPDGKWLASAADDHTVKLWDLAAGKIMFEFTGHTGPVNVVEFHPNEYLLASGSSDRTVRFWDLEKFQVVSCIEEEATPVRCVLFNPDGCCLYSGFQDSLRVYGWEPERCFDVVLVNWGKVADLSICNNQLIGVSFAQSTVSSFVVDLSRVTKSGSILHGLIRDDKPLVQPTPAGSSLRRIYDRPSASCSKPQSRVKHNSESERRSPSSEDDRDEKESKAEIQNPEDYKEIFQPKNSISRTPPRNNEPFPAPPEDEPVTVKEAVKPSQAVDVQTPLPKQEHSDPVQRPPVASSTPVTRTESSVIPAARNEPIGLKASDFLPAVKNQSQTELVDEEAMSQIRKGHETMCVVLTSRHKNLDTVRAVWSTGDIKTSVDSAVAINDLSVVVDLLNIVNQKASLWKLDLCTIVLPQIEKLLQSKYESYVQTGCTSLKLILQRFLPLITDILAAPPSVGVDITREERLHKCKLCYKQLKNISNIVKNKSGLSGRHGSAFRELHLLMAVLE, translated from the exons ATGACTGCTCCTGGTCTGGCTCAAGAGCTAATTTCTGCCATGGGAATAATGAGACTGTCCCAGATGACTGATGATGGAGAGAGATTGCTTCTGTCATTAT TTCTTCGTACGTTACTGGGTCACAAAGCGAATATCTGCAGCCTCGATTTCCATCCTTTTGGAAGCTTTGTGGCATCTGGTTCTCTGGACACAAACATTAAG CTCTGGGATgtaagaagaaaaggctgtgtcTTCAGATACAAG GGTCACACACAAGCTGTTCGGTGTCTCCGATTTAGTCCTGATGGGAAATGGTTAGCCTCTGCTGCTGATGATCACACTGTAAAG CTATGGGATCTGGCTGCTGGGAAGATAATGTTTGAATTTACAGGACATACTGGCCCAGTAAACGTTGTTGAATTCCATCCCAATGAATACCTTTTGGCTTCTGGCAGCTCTGACAG GACTGTCCGATTCTGGGACTTGGAGAAGTTTCAAGTTGTGAGCTGTATTGAAGAGGAGGCCACTCCAGTCAG gtGTGTTCTTTTCAACCCTGATGGCTGCTGCTTGTATAGTGGCTTCCAGGATTCACTGCGTGTGTACGGCTGGGAGCCAGAACGCTGTTTTGATGTGGTCTTGGTGAACTGGGGAAAAGTAGCTGACTTATCTATCTGCAACAACCAGCTG ataGGAGTTTCCTTTGCGCAAAGCACAGTCTCCTCTTTTGTTGTGGATCTCAGCAGAGTCACAAAATCAGGTTCCATTCTTCATGGGTTGATCAGGGATGACAAGCCTCTTGTTCAGCCAACCCCCGCAGGGTCTTCCCTTCGCCGCATCTACGACAGGCCATCAGCTAGCTGCAGCAAGCCACAAAG cagggTGAAGCACAACTCAGAGAGTGAGAGACGCAGTCCCAGCAGTGAAGATGACCGGGATGAGAAGGAATCAAAAGCTGAGATCCAGAACCCAGAGGACTACAAAGAGATCTTCCAGCCCAAGAACTCCATCT CTCGAACTCCTCCACGAAACAATGAGCCctttccagcccctcctgaggatG AGCCTGTAACTGTAAAGGAAGCAGTGAAGCCCAGCCAAGCTGTGGATGTCCAGACCCCATTGCCAAAGCAGGAACAT TCTGACCCAGTTCAGAGGCCTCCGGTTGCCTCCTCAACTCCTGTGACCAGAACAGAGTCATCAGTGATTCCTGCAGCAAGGAACGAGCCCATTGGCCTGAAGGCCTCTGACTTTTTACCA GCTGTGAAAAACCAAAGTCAGACTGAGCTCGTGGATGAGGAAGCCATGTCCCAGATCAGGAAAGGCCATGAGACCATGTGTGTGGTGCTCACTAGCCGCCACAAGAACCTGGACACTGTGCGGGCTGTATGGAGCACTGGTGACATTAAG ACCTCTGTGGACTCTGCTGTGGCAATCAACGATCTCTCTGTTGTTGTGGACCTCTTGAATATTGTCAACCAGAAAGC GTCTCTCTGGAAGTTGGATCTGTGCACTATAGTCCTACCACAGATAGAAAAACTACTCCAAAGTAAATATGAAAG TTATGTACAGACTGGCTGTACCTCTTTGAAACTCATTCTCCAGCGATTCCTGCCACTGATCACAGACATCCTTGCTGCACCACCCTCTGTTGGGGTGGACATCACCAGAGAGGAAAG GCTCCATAAATGCAAGCTGTGCTACAAGCAGCTGAAAAACATCAGCAACATCGTCAAGAACAAGTCTGGGCTCAGCGGCCGCCATGGTAGTGCCTTCCGGGAACTGCATCTCCTCATGGCTGTCTTGGAGTGA
- the KATNB1 gene encoding katanin p80 WD40 repeat-containing subunit B1 isoform X3 yields the protein MLEHKWWKPVLRTLLGHKANICSLDFHPFGSFVASGSLDTNIKLWDVRRKGCVFRYKGHTQAVRCLRFSPDGKWLASAADDHTVKLWDLAAGKIMFEFTGHTGPVNVVEFHPNEYLLASGSSDRTVRFWDLEKFQVVSCIEEEATPVRCVLFNPDGCCLYSGFQDSLRVYGWEPERCFDVVLVNWGKVADLSICNNQLIGVSFAQSTVSSFVVDLSRVTKSGSILHGLIRDDKPLVQPTPAGSSLRRIYDRPSASCSKPQSRVKHNSESERRSPSSEDDRDEKESKAEIQNPEDYKEIFQPKNSISRTPPRNNEPFPAPPEDEPVTVKEAVKPSQAVDVQTPLPKQEHSDPVQRPPVASSTPVTRTESSVIPAARNEPIGLKASDFLPAVKNQSQTELVDEEAMSQIRKGHETMCVVLTSRHKNLDTVRAVWSTGDIKTSVDSAVAINDLSVVVDLLNIVNQKASLWKLDLCTIVLPQIEKLLQSKYESYVQTGCTSLKLILQRFLPLITDILAAPPSVGVDITREERLHKCKLCYKQLKNISNIVKNKSGLSGRHGSAFRELHLLMAVLE from the exons ATGTTGGAACATAAGTGGTGGAAACCAG TTCTTCGTACGTTACTGGGTCACAAAGCGAATATCTGCAGCCTCGATTTCCATCCTTTTGGAAGCTTTGTGGCATCTGGTTCTCTGGACACAAACATTAAG CTCTGGGATgtaagaagaaaaggctgtgtcTTCAGATACAAG GGTCACACACAAGCTGTTCGGTGTCTCCGATTTAGTCCTGATGGGAAATGGTTAGCCTCTGCTGCTGATGATCACACTGTAAAG CTATGGGATCTGGCTGCTGGGAAGATAATGTTTGAATTTACAGGACATACTGGCCCAGTAAACGTTGTTGAATTCCATCCCAATGAATACCTTTTGGCTTCTGGCAGCTCTGACAG GACTGTCCGATTCTGGGACTTGGAGAAGTTTCAAGTTGTGAGCTGTATTGAAGAGGAGGCCACTCCAGTCAG gtGTGTTCTTTTCAACCCTGATGGCTGCTGCTTGTATAGTGGCTTCCAGGATTCACTGCGTGTGTACGGCTGGGAGCCAGAACGCTGTTTTGATGTGGTCTTGGTGAACTGGGGAAAAGTAGCTGACTTATCTATCTGCAACAACCAGCTG ataGGAGTTTCCTTTGCGCAAAGCACAGTCTCCTCTTTTGTTGTGGATCTCAGCAGAGTCACAAAATCAGGTTCCATTCTTCATGGGTTGATCAGGGATGACAAGCCTCTTGTTCAGCCAACCCCCGCAGGGTCTTCCCTTCGCCGCATCTACGACAGGCCATCAGCTAGCTGCAGCAAGCCACAAAG cagggTGAAGCACAACTCAGAGAGTGAGAGACGCAGTCCCAGCAGTGAAGATGACCGGGATGAGAAGGAATCAAAAGCTGAGATCCAGAACCCAGAGGACTACAAAGAGATCTTCCAGCCCAAGAACTCCATCT CTCGAACTCCTCCACGAAACAATGAGCCctttccagcccctcctgaggatG AGCCTGTAACTGTAAAGGAAGCAGTGAAGCCCAGCCAAGCTGTGGATGTCCAGACCCCATTGCCAAAGCAGGAACAT TCTGACCCAGTTCAGAGGCCTCCGGTTGCCTCCTCAACTCCTGTGACCAGAACAGAGTCATCAGTGATTCCTGCAGCAAGGAACGAGCCCATTGGCCTGAAGGCCTCTGACTTTTTACCA GCTGTGAAAAACCAAAGTCAGACTGAGCTCGTGGATGAGGAAGCCATGTCCCAGATCAGGAAAGGCCATGAGACCATGTGTGTGGTGCTCACTAGCCGCCACAAGAACCTGGACACTGTGCGGGCTGTATGGAGCACTGGTGACATTAAG ACCTCTGTGGACTCTGCTGTGGCAATCAACGATCTCTCTGTTGTTGTGGACCTCTTGAATATTGTCAACCAGAAAGC GTCTCTCTGGAAGTTGGATCTGTGCACTATAGTCCTACCACAGATAGAAAAACTACTCCAAAGTAAATATGAAAG TTATGTACAGACTGGCTGTACCTCTTTGAAACTCATTCTCCAGCGATTCCTGCCACTGATCACAGACATCCTTGCTGCACCACCCTCTGTTGGGGTGGACATCACCAGAGAGGAAAG GCTCCATAAATGCAAGCTGTGCTACAAGCAGCTGAAAAACATCAGCAACATCGTCAAGAACAAGTCTGGGCTCAGCGGCCGCCATGGTAGTGCCTTCCGGGAACTGCATCTCCTCATGGCTGTCTTGGAGTGA